In Pseudofrankia saprophytica, one genomic interval encodes:
- a CDS encoding SsgA family sporulation/cell division regulator, with translation MTRAEPTITVSFDARLLDDGGRFPAELGYRPVDPFAVVIRFDVGSGPRVEWVFARELLEDGLRRPAGIADVRIAPITHAGEPVVELWLTSPGGHARIGLPRWAVRTFLRRVATSVPSGTESGHIDWDLELSLLSEGGLTGDGPSMTS, from the coding sequence GTGACCAGAGCCGAACCAACCATCACCGTTTCGTTCGATGCCAGGCTGCTGGACGACGGAGGTAGGTTCCCCGCCGAACTGGGCTACCGGCCCGTCGATCCGTTCGCCGTCGTCATCCGCTTTGACGTCGGCAGCGGGCCGCGGGTCGAATGGGTTTTCGCCCGTGAGTTGCTCGAGGACGGCCTGCGCCGACCCGCCGGCATCGCGGACGTGCGGATAGCCCCGATCACCCATGCCGGCGAGCCCGTCGTCGAACTGTGGCTGACGAGCCCCGGCGGCCACGCCCGGATCGGCCTGCCGCGCTGGGCGGTACGCACCTTCCTGCGTCGCGTCGCCACCTCGGTGCCGTCGGGCACCGAGTCGGGCCACATCGACTGGGACCTGGAGCTCTCCCTCCTTTCCGAGGGTGGTCTCACCGGCGACGGACCCAGCATGACCAGCTGA
- a CDS encoding NAD(P)(+) transhydrogenase (Re/Si-specific) subunit beta produces the protein MSGSDAAVHLLFVAAAVCFVLGLRLLNSPARARRGNQLSAAGMILAVATAAGLLARDHLITVTGLAVLVAGLLVGGGAGLFAARSVPMTAMPQLVSLFNAVGGGAAVLVAFANVVRLGGAAELADASTRTTVATGLDVVIGAVTFSGSLVAAGKLRGPALGAPVTFRGSRVLAAAMAAVAVGGAVAVVAGRGGASALTAAAVAALAFGVLTVLPIGGADMPVVISLLGACTGIAVAMAGFVLDTNILIIAGALVGASGAILTVLTAEAMNRSVIAIVLGGLGTGDGGGTPATRGASRTGGGDSSAWVRAAAADDVALQLAYAARVVIVPGYGLAAARAQHEVVELAELLASLGVDVHYAIHPVAGRLPGHMNVLLAEARVPYRLMLELAEANAELARADVALVVGANDVTNPAARRQGNPVSGMPILDVDKARSVVVVKRSLGPGYTGIDNELYTDPKTGVLFADAKAGLAALTAATKALVH, from the coding sequence ATGAGCGGCTCAGACGCGGCGGTCCACCTGCTGTTCGTCGCCGCGGCGGTGTGCTTCGTGCTGGGACTGCGCCTGCTGAACTCGCCGGCGCGGGCGCGTCGCGGCAACCAGCTGTCCGCCGCCGGCATGATCCTCGCGGTGGCCACGGCGGCGGGGCTGCTCGCCCGCGACCACCTGATCACCGTGACCGGCCTCGCGGTGCTGGTCGCCGGGCTGCTCGTCGGCGGGGGAGCTGGCCTCTTTGCGGCCCGGTCGGTGCCGATGACGGCGATGCCGCAGCTGGTGAGCCTGTTCAACGCGGTCGGCGGCGGGGCGGCGGTACTGGTCGCGTTCGCCAATGTCGTCCGCCTAGGCGGCGCGGCCGAACTTGCCGACGCCTCCACGCGAACGACGGTTGCCACCGGGCTGGACGTGGTCATCGGCGCCGTGACGTTCTCCGGCTCACTGGTCGCGGCCGGCAAGCTGCGGGGACCGGCCCTGGGCGCTCCGGTGACCTTCCGGGGGAGCCGGGTGCTCGCCGCGGCGATGGCGGCAGTGGCCGTCGGCGGCGCCGTGGCGGTCGTCGCCGGCCGCGGCGGAGCGTCGGCGCTGACGGCGGCGGCGGTGGCGGCGCTGGCCTTCGGCGTGCTGACGGTCCTGCCGATCGGCGGCGCCGACATGCCGGTCGTCATCTCGCTGCTGGGCGCCTGCACCGGCATCGCCGTCGCGATGGCGGGCTTCGTGCTCGACACGAACATTCTGATCATCGCGGGCGCGCTGGTCGGGGCGTCCGGCGCGATCCTCACCGTACTGACGGCCGAGGCGATGAACCGCTCGGTCATCGCGATCGTCCTCGGCGGGCTCGGGACAGGCGACGGCGGCGGCACTCCTGCGACGCGCGGCGCCTCCCGGACCGGCGGCGGGGACAGTTCCGCGTGGGTGCGAGCGGCGGCGGCCGACGACGTCGCGCTGCAGCTCGCCTATGCCGCTCGGGTCGTCATCGTGCCGGGCTACGGCCTCGCCGCGGCGCGGGCGCAGCACGAGGTCGTCGAGCTCGCCGAGCTGCTCGCCTCGCTCGGGGTCGACGTCCACTACGCGATCCATCCGGTCGCCGGTCGGCTGCCGGGGCACATGAACGTGCTGCTCGCCGAGGCGCGCGTCCCGTACCGGTTGATGCTGGAGCTGGCCGAGGCGAACGCCGAACTCGCCCGTGCGGACGTCGCCCTGGTCGTGGGCGCGAACGACGTGACGAACCCGGCCGCCCGCCGCCAGGGCAACCCTGTTTCCGGCATGCCGATCCTCGATGTCGACAAGGCCCGCAGCGTCGTCGTCGTCAAACGCTCGCTAGGACCCGGCTACACCGGTATCGACAACGAGCTCTACACCGACCCGAAGACCGGCGTGCTCTTCGCCGACGCAAAGGCCGGCCTCGCCGCTCTCACCGCCGCCACCAAAGCCCTCGTTCACTGA
- the sulP gene encoding sulfate permease, with product MRTASMVATVTRSAVARVGWVVRALGWVPMVGWVRGYRRGWLRGDVLAGVTVAAYLVPQVMAYAGVAGLTPVAGLWAALPALALYAVFGSSRQLSVGPESTTALMTAAAVGPLAAGDPARYAALAAELALVVGLLALAARVARLGFVADLLSQPILVGYLAGVAVIMIVGQLGKTTGVPVTGANMYGELASFARHVGAAQMGTVVLAVTALVFLFLLRWRWPGGPAPLLAVVLATVAVAVFDLDAHGIAVVGDVPGGLPRPTPPAAADLARLVIPAFGVLFVGYTDNMLTARAFASRAGHGEIDANGELLGLGAANLGTGLLSGFPVSSSGSRTALGAAAGSRSQLHSLVAVGAVVGVLLFLRPALATFPTAVLGAIVIYAAVQLVDVAGFRRLARFRRSELLLALAALAGVLAFNILYGILIAVALSLADLLARVARPHDAILARVPEVDGMHDIDDYPDAELIAGLVVYRYDSPIFFANAQNFRRRALAAVDAMTRQGPVEWFVLNMEANTEVDITGLDALEDLRVELTGRGIVVALARVKQELLDALVAHGVAGRIGTDLIFPTLPTAVAAYEEAVGRSADR from the coding sequence ATGCGGACGGCGAGCATGGTCGCCACGGTGACGAGGAGCGCGGTGGCCCGGGTGGGGTGGGTGGTTCGGGCACTCGGGTGGGTGCCGATGGTCGGGTGGGTGCGCGGATACCGGCGCGGGTGGCTGCGTGGCGACGTGCTCGCCGGAGTGACGGTGGCGGCCTACCTGGTGCCGCAGGTGATGGCCTATGCGGGGGTCGCGGGCCTGACCCCGGTGGCCGGGCTCTGGGCGGCGCTGCCGGCACTGGCGCTCTACGCGGTGTTCGGGTCGTCGCGGCAGCTGTCCGTCGGCCCGGAGTCGACGACGGCGCTCATGACGGCCGCCGCCGTCGGCCCGCTGGCCGCGGGGGACCCTGCGCGGTACGCGGCGCTCGCCGCCGAGCTCGCCCTCGTCGTCGGGTTGCTGGCGCTCGCGGCCCGGGTGGCGCGGCTCGGGTTCGTCGCCGACCTGCTCTCCCAGCCGATCCTGGTCGGCTACCTGGCTGGCGTCGCCGTCATCATGATCGTCGGTCAGCTCGGCAAGACGACCGGCGTTCCCGTCACCGGGGCGAACATGTACGGCGAGCTTGCCTCGTTCGCACGCCACGTCGGAGCAGCGCAGATGGGCACCGTCGTGCTCGCCGTGACCGCGCTGGTGTTCCTGTTCCTGCTCCGATGGCGCTGGCCCGGCGGGCCTGCGCCGCTGCTGGCCGTCGTGCTGGCGACCGTCGCCGTCGCGGTCTTCGACCTGGACGCGCATGGAATCGCGGTGGTCGGTGACGTTCCCGGCGGCCTGCCCCGCCCGACGCCGCCGGCCGCGGCGGACCTGGCCAGGCTGGTGATCCCCGCCTTCGGGGTGCTGTTCGTCGGCTACACCGACAACATGCTGACCGCCCGGGCGTTCGCCAGCCGCGCCGGCCACGGTGAGATCGACGCGAACGGCGAGCTGCTGGGACTCGGCGCGGCCAACCTCGGTACCGGGCTCCTGTCCGGGTTCCCGGTGAGCAGCAGCGGCAGCCGCACCGCCCTGGGCGCGGCGGCCGGCAGCCGCAGCCAGCTGCACTCGCTGGTCGCCGTCGGCGCCGTGGTGGGTGTGCTGCTGTTCCTGCGCCCGGCGCTGGCCACCTTCCCGACGGCCGTGCTCGGCGCGATCGTCATCTACGCCGCGGTCCAGCTGGTGGACGTGGCCGGCTTCCGGCGCCTGGCCCGGTTCCGGCGCAGCGAGCTGCTGCTCGCGCTCGCCGCGCTCGCCGGCGTGCTCGCGTTCAACATCCTCTACGGCATCCTGATCGCCGTCGCCCTCTCACTGGCCGACCTGCTGGCGCGGGTGGCCCGCCCGCACGACGCCATCCTCGCGCGGGTACCCGAGGTGGACGGCATGCACGACATCGACGACTACCCGGACGCCGAGCTCATCGCGGGCCTCGTCGTGTACCGCTACGACTCGCCGATCTTCTTCGCCAACGCGCAGAACTTCCGCCGCCGCGCGCTCGCCGCCGTCGATGCGATGACACGGCAAGGCCCCGTCGAATGGTTCGTCCTCAACATGGAGGCGAACACCGAGGTCGACATCACCGGGCTGGACGCGCTGGAGGACCTGCGCGTCGAACTCACCGGCCGCGGCATCGTCGTCGCGCTCGCCCGCGTCAAGCAGGAGCTGCTCGACGCCCTCGTCGCGCACGGCGTGGCCGGCCGAATCGGCACCGACCTGATCTTCCCGACCCTGCCGACCGCGGTCGCCGCCTACGAGGAGGCTGTCGGGCGATCCGCTGACCGTTAG
- a CDS encoding metal-sensitive transcriptional regulator, protein MQADEAAVADVIKRLRRAEGQIRGIIGMIEDRRDCAEVITQLAAVSRALDRTGFKIISTNLRQCLAARENGEQAEITEDELEKLFLSLA, encoded by the coding sequence ATGCAGGCCGACGAGGCGGCGGTGGCCGACGTGATCAAGCGGCTGCGACGAGCCGAGGGGCAGATCAGGGGCATCATCGGCATGATCGAGGACAGGCGGGACTGCGCAGAAGTGATCACCCAGCTCGCCGCCGTGTCCCGCGCCCTCGACCGCACCGGCTTCAAGATCATATCCACGAACCTGCGGCAGTGCCTGGCTGCCCGCGAGAACGGCGAGCAGGCCGAAATCACCGAGGACGAGCTGGAGAAGCTCTTCCTCTCGCTCGCCTGA
- a CDS encoding pyridoxamine 5'-phosphate oxidase family protein, whose protein sequence is MRVLSDEDCATLLGSRQVGRVAFLLDGEVEIFPVAFVLDGSAVAFRSTIGTKLAATLDHATVAFEVDRFEPASRAGWSVVVKGTCEEVHDEAAQARLDSIGFRTWIERPETESQFRWVRIRPYSITGRALPPHPA, encoded by the coding sequence ATGCGGGTGTTGTCCGACGAGGACTGCGCGACGTTGCTGGGCAGCCGGCAGGTCGGGCGGGTGGCGTTCCTGCTGGATGGCGAGGTGGAGATCTTCCCCGTGGCCTTCGTGCTCGACGGCTCGGCGGTCGCGTTCCGCTCCACGATCGGCACGAAGCTCGCCGCCACGCTCGACCACGCCACCGTCGCCTTCGAGGTCGACCGGTTCGAGCCGGCTTCGCGCGCGGGCTGGAGCGTCGTCGTCAAGGGCACCTGCGAGGAGGTTCACGACGAGGCGGCCCAGGCCCGGCTGGACTCGATCGGGTTCCGCACCTGGATCGAGCGGCCGGAGACCGAGAGCCAGTTCCGCTGGGTGCGCATCCGCCCGTACTCCATCACCGGCCGGGCATTGCCGCCCCACCCGGCCTGA
- a CDS encoding NAD(P) transhydrogenase subunit alpha: protein MSAELVNGLTVLVLSLLVGFEVVGKVPSTLHTPLMSGANAIHGIVIIGVMIVAAGADSPLGYVLVFVAAAFAAANVVGGYVVTDRMLEMFRRRPTVRAGDLGGKGAGGEGAGGKDAGDAADGERGPREARGSRTGRP from the coding sequence ATGAGCGCTGAGCTGGTCAACGGGCTGACGGTGCTGGTGCTGAGCCTGCTGGTCGGGTTCGAGGTCGTCGGCAAGGTTCCGTCGACGCTGCACACCCCGCTGATGTCGGGTGCGAACGCGATCCACGGCATCGTGATCATCGGTGTGATGATCGTCGCCGCCGGGGCGGACTCTCCGCTCGGCTACGTGCTGGTCTTCGTCGCCGCCGCGTTCGCCGCGGCCAACGTCGTCGGTGGTTACGTCGTCACCGACCGGATGCTGGAGATGTTCCGCCGCCGTCCCACGGTTCGCGCCGGGGACCTCGGCGGCAAGGGCGCTGGCGGAGAGGGCGCTGGCGGCAAGGACGCCGGCGACGCGGCCGACGGAGAGCGGGGCCCGCGCGAGGCGCGCGGATCCCGAACGGGCCGGCCGTGA
- a CDS encoding AMIN-like domain-containing (lipo)protein, translating into MRRPMRILLVAVLALVPGLVACGSEAAGPPTSAAPSATQTVPVTPTSPTSPTSPTTVTPTSPTTVPTRPSSPSTPPTTAPATPPSQVLRVSAWSSEPLSVQHPTVPVARLVEVRSAHHTEGAMAYDRLVFEFTGSVPGYSVRYVTEVVSPGQGAVVPLRGQAFVEVVFYPAAAHNDNGVSTLRTSGSGGGLPALVQYRMSGDYEGYVHYGLGVDDRVAIRVMELANPYRVAVDIAS; encoded by the coding sequence ATGCGCCGACCCATGAGGATCCTGCTGGTGGCCGTGCTTGCTCTGGTTCCTGGGCTTGTCGCCTGCGGGAGCGAGGCGGCCGGGCCGCCCACGTCCGCGGCGCCGAGCGCCACGCAGACCGTGCCCGTCACCCCGACGAGCCCGACGAGCCCGACGAGCCCGACGACGGTCACGCCGACCAGCCCGACGACGGTTCCGACGCGGCCGTCTTCTCCGAGCACACCCCCGACGACGGCGCCGGCGACACCGCCGAGCCAGGTGCTGCGCGTCTCCGCCTGGTCGAGTGAGCCGCTGAGCGTCCAGCATCCGACGGTGCCGGTCGCCCGGCTGGTCGAGGTGCGTTCCGCCCACCACACGGAGGGCGCGATGGCCTACGACCGGCTGGTCTTCGAGTTCACCGGCTCGGTGCCGGGCTACAGCGTCCGGTACGTCACCGAGGTCGTCTCCCCTGGCCAGGGCGCGGTCGTCCCCCTGCGTGGTCAGGCCTTCGTCGAGGTGGTGTTCTACCCGGCGGCCGCGCACAACGACAACGGAGTGTCCACGCTGCGCACCAGCGGCAGTGGCGGCGGGCTGCCGGCCCTCGTCCAGTACCGGATGTCCGGGGACTACGAGGGCTACGTGCACTACGGCCTCGGCGTCGACGACCGGGTGGCCATCCGCGTGATGGAGCTCGCGAACCCGTACCGGGTCGCCGTGGACATCGCTTCCTAA
- a CDS encoding NAD(P) transhydrogenase subunit alpha, translated as MRAVPGPRPRDERQATRPSASEADANPRLSEATAPRAPREQGGTARAGEAGRRHRGRVRAPIVGVLKETEPGERRVAMVPDVVGRLKALGVGVLVENGAGRDAWFSDGAYADAGAVLGTRQWLLEWADVVLGVALPGPDTLAALRRGQVLVGLLAPLLRPRTMARLAECGVTAVSLDGLPRTLGRAQAMDALMSQANVAGYKAVLVAADASPRYFPLLMTAAGTACPAEVLVLGAGVAGLAAIGTAHRLGAVVRAYDIRPAARGEVESLGAAFLDLAAASDDGLGGPGGVGGVVMGGAERGGHARALTAGEQAAQREAIAAVVARHDVVITTAQLPGRRPPLLVTEQAVHAMRPGSVVVDLAAGPRGGNVEISAPDETIVTAGGVTVIGAGNLPATIPSAASTAYARNVAALLGLLVSDGALAVDLTDEIQAGVVITHAGSVVQPATAALLADGERHDGERHDGERHDGERHDGAGGGIGEFHGAELGCAS; from the coding sequence ATGAGGGCCGTGCCCGGCCCCAGGCCGCGCGACGAGCGCCAGGCCACGCGGCCTTCGGCCTCGGAGGCAGACGCGAACCCGCGATTATCCGAGGCGACCGCGCCCCGAGCCCCGCGTGAGCAAGGCGGCACCGCGCGGGCCGGCGAGGCTGGGCGCCGGCACCGGGGGCGAGTTCGGGCGCCGATCGTGGGGGTGTTGAAGGAGACCGAGCCGGGGGAGCGGCGGGTCGCGATGGTGCCCGACGTGGTCGGGCGGCTGAAGGCACTCGGGGTCGGGGTGCTCGTCGAGAACGGTGCCGGCCGGGACGCCTGGTTCTCCGACGGGGCGTACGCGGACGCGGGCGCGGTGCTGGGGACGCGGCAGTGGCTGCTGGAATGGGCCGACGTCGTGCTGGGCGTGGCGCTCCCAGGGCCGGACACGCTCGCGGCCCTGCGCCGCGGCCAGGTCCTCGTCGGCCTGCTCGCGCCCTTGCTGCGGCCGCGGACGATGGCGAGGCTCGCCGAATGCGGCGTGACGGCGGTCAGCCTCGACGGTCTGCCGCGCACGCTCGGCCGCGCGCAGGCGATGGACGCGTTGATGTCGCAGGCGAACGTCGCCGGCTACAAGGCGGTCCTGGTCGCCGCGGATGCCAGCCCGCGCTACTTCCCGCTGCTCATGACGGCCGCCGGCACCGCCTGCCCCGCCGAGGTCCTGGTGCTCGGTGCCGGCGTCGCGGGGCTTGCCGCGATCGGGACCGCGCACCGCCTCGGCGCGGTCGTGCGCGCCTATGACATCCGCCCGGCGGCGCGCGGCGAGGTCGAGTCGCTGGGCGCCGCCTTCCTCGACCTCGCCGCGGCCAGCGACGACGGGCTGGGCGGGCCGGGCGGCGTGGGCGGCGTGGTGATGGGCGGCGCCGAGCGGGGCGGCCATGCGCGGGCGCTGACCGCCGGCGAGCAGGCCGCGCAGCGGGAAGCCATCGCCGCGGTGGTCGCCCGACACGATGTCGTGATCACGACCGCTCAGCTACCCGGACGTCGCCCGCCGTTGCTGGTCACCGAACAGGCCGTCCATGCGATGCGCCCCGGTTCGGTGGTCGTCGACCTGGCCGCGGGTCCGCGCGGCGGCAACGTCGAGATCTCCGCGCCGGACGAGACCATCGTGACGGCGGGCGGCGTCACCGTCATCGGTGCCGGCAACCTGCCGGCCACCATCCCGTCGGCCGCGTCGACGGCGTACGCCCGCAACGTCGCCGCGCTGCTCGGCCTCCTGGTCAGCGACGGCGCGCTTGCCGTCGACCTGACGGACGAGATCCAGGCCGGCGTCGTCATCACCCACGCCGGCAGCGTCGTCCAGCCCGCGACCGCGGCACTGCTCGCCGACGGCGAGCGCCACGACGGCGAGCGCCACGACGGCGAGCGCCACGACGGCGAGCGCCACGACGGCGCGGGCGGCGGCATCGGGGAATTCCACGGCGCCGAGTTGGGGTGTGCGTCATGA
- a CDS encoding GntR family transcriptional regulator — MPTAVETASDYIRALIFRGVLRGGDRIPIDQIAKTLGISRQPIREALITMINDDLVVAEPKRGTFVATFGPEAILEHFDLFGALVSRSIARLVATADDALIAQLRQMHAKVDALAAAGDVARANQAMLEFQRFVYHRAATPRLSMLVRSMQRFVPGEVYLDTVPTGLEISHRFRVTLLDAIERRDPEAGARAITDQMASAGRRFCEELRSRGVFAPSPAAPPADSDDA, encoded by the coding sequence GTGCCGACGGCCGTCGAGACCGCGTCGGACTACATCCGGGCGCTCATCTTCCGGGGGGTGCTGCGCGGCGGCGACCGGATCCCGATCGACCAGATCGCCAAGACGCTCGGCATCAGCCGTCAGCCCATCCGCGAGGCGCTGATCACTATGATCAACGACGACCTGGTGGTCGCCGAGCCGAAACGGGGGACGTTCGTCGCCACCTTCGGCCCGGAGGCGATCCTCGAACACTTCGACCTGTTCGGCGCCCTCGTCTCGCGTTCGATCGCCCGGCTGGTCGCCACCGCGGACGACGCCCTGATCGCCCAACTCCGCCAGATGCATGCGAAGGTCGACGCGCTCGCCGCGGCGGGCGACGTCGCGCGGGCGAACCAGGCGATGCTGGAGTTCCAGCGGTTCGTCTATCACCGCGCGGCGACGCCGCGGCTGTCGATGCTGGTGCGCTCGATGCAGCGGTTCGTTCCCGGTGAGGTCTACCTCGACACGGTCCCCACCGGCCTCGAGATCTCCCACCGCTTCCGCGTCACGCTCCTCGACGCGATCGAGCGCCGCGACCCCGAGGCCGGCGCCCGCGCCATCACCGACCAGATGGCGTCCGCCGGCCGCCGCTTCTGCGAGGAGCTGCGCAGCCGTGGCGTCTTCGCGCCATCGCCGGCCGCGCCACCGGCGGACAGCGACGATGCCTAA
- a CDS encoding ABC transporter substrate-binding protein: MRLGQQHPRRSRVAVLAVPLLLAATALAACGGGDDDDGTAPAASAGGTLAPQTVTIGLITAQTGPAAPAYKPLEDAAKAAIGYLNDGKAKASGITYKLEIRDSGADPNRATILARELISGGSKVIIGDIASSPGFIAEQTTFNKEKVIGFTSTPADAIWKDAGAEGSYPWAFGISGNDTMFVTPEYQAAAAGSASGKIAQIYLDQGSVPGWAKIANGLAEKDGKTLTTKAFAATATDVKAQLRDLQASGADTLLVWAYGAPLQLVLSNLDQVGWYPKIVTQPDAARASLQQAVPAKVMDNVIAGPITATFVSKDGAAPTGVVADYLAAMTKVTGRGPGQYGQSDISGAYTFDMFLAYDAAVAKAGSTDSAKVRTALESGMQVEGVMGVHTWSPSERSGLESTSFAVFDPTESCGKGTCVAVK, from the coding sequence ATGCGATTAGGACAGCAACACCCAAGAAGGTCTCGCGTCGCCGTGCTGGCGGTGCCGCTGCTGCTCGCCGCGACGGCGCTGGCGGCCTGCGGCGGCGGCGATGACGACGACGGCACCGCCCCGGCGGCGTCGGCCGGCGGGACGCTGGCGCCGCAGACCGTCACCATCGGCCTGATCACGGCGCAGACGGGCCCGGCCGCGCCGGCGTACAAGCCGCTGGAGGACGCGGCGAAGGCGGCGATCGGCTACCTCAACGACGGCAAGGCGAAGGCGTCGGGCATCACCTACAAGCTGGAGATCCGCGACAGCGGCGCCGACCCGAACCGGGCCACCATCCTCGCCCGCGAGCTGATCAGCGGCGGCTCGAAGGTGATCATCGGCGACATCGCCTCGTCGCCCGGTTTCATCGCCGAGCAGACCACGTTCAACAAGGAGAAGGTCATCGGCTTCACCTCGACGCCCGCCGACGCGATCTGGAAGGACGCCGGCGCCGAGGGCTCCTACCCGTGGGCGTTCGGCATCAGCGGCAACGACACGATGTTCGTGACGCCCGAGTACCAGGCCGCCGCCGCGGGCAGCGCGAGCGGCAAGATCGCCCAGATCTACCTCGACCAGGGCTCGGTTCCCGGCTGGGCGAAGATCGCCAACGGCCTGGCCGAGAAGGATGGCAAGACCCTGACCACCAAGGCGTTCGCCGCGACCGCCACCGACGTCAAGGCCCAGCTGCGCGACCTGCAGGCCAGCGGCGCCGACACGCTGCTGGTCTGGGCCTACGGCGCCCCGCTGCAGCTGGTGCTGAGCAACCTCGACCAGGTCGGCTGGTACCCGAAGATCGTGACGCAGCCGGACGCGGCGCGCGCCAGCCTCCAGCAGGCCGTGCCGGCCAAGGTGATGGACAACGTCATCGCCGGCCCGATCACGGCGACGTTCGTGTCCAAGGACGGCGCGGCGCCCACCGGTGTCGTCGCCGACTACCTGGCGGCGATGACGAAGGTCACCGGCCGCGGGCCGGGCCAGTACGGCCAGAGCGACATCAGCGGGGCGTACACCTTCGACATGTTCCTCGCCTATGACGCCGCGGTCGCGAAGGCCGGCTCGACGGACTCGGCGAAGGTCCGCACGGCACTGGAGTCGGGAATGCAGGTCGAGGGCGTGATGGGCGTGCACACCTGGAGCCCGAGTGAGCGCAGTGGCCTCGAGTCGACCTCGTTCGCGGTCTTCGACCCGACCGAGTCCTGCGGCAAGGGCACCTGCGTCGCCGTCAAGTAA